One segment of Mycolicibacterium neworleansense DNA contains the following:
- a CDS encoding YhgE/Pip domain-containing protein — protein sequence MKRFGRSRMTRAAIVVLMLLPLVYGALYLWAYWDPFGQVDKMPVALVNSDRGAVVSGQQVNVGSEIAKSLTDDASLNWHVVDDDEAREGVEHGKYYFMLELPPDFSEAIASPLTGNPKQANLNAVYNDANNYISSNIGRTAIDQVLNAVSTRISGQAVNQVLSVVVSSGAGIKQAADGAAQLADGAGKVDDGAGQLTTGLHTARSGSAQLATGAKQLSDGITKATDPLVAVTSALSKVGGDTQKLEDGTVALRQANDQIGAITGAQDSAATALTSVIDQLSASPDPIANNAAGTLRGVQDDLRAHQFTPQIRQQLTDAENAAISMTSSLRNPGSPLNSALDQVGSKNSDLNAKLTQLRSGAQQLAAGNAELASGIAKLDTGAGQLKSGTAQLRSGSAELATKLADGAGQVPDWTPAQKEAIADTIGGPVHLQNSAENAAPNFGTGMAPFFITLALFFGALVLWMVLRPLQNRPIAAEVLAIRVVLASYVPAAVIGIFQSIILYCVVRFALGMQVAHPVAMLGFMMLVSCAFVAATQAINALVGPAVGRVLLMALLMLQLVSAGGMYPVETTSRPFQAFHNYDPMTYGVNGLRQLILGGIDHRLWQAIITLLVIWVGALTVSSLSARRNRLWNMTRLMPAIKM from the coding sequence ATCAAACGCTTCGGCCGCAGCCGCATGACCCGGGCCGCGATCGTGGTGCTCATGCTGCTGCCGTTGGTGTATGGCGCGCTGTACCTCTGGGCGTATTGGGATCCCTTCGGTCAGGTCGACAAGATGCCGGTGGCTCTGGTCAATTCCGATCGGGGGGCGGTGGTTTCGGGTCAGCAGGTCAACGTCGGCTCGGAGATTGCCAAGAGCTTGACCGACGATGCCAGCCTGAACTGGCATGTGGTGGACGACGACGAGGCGCGCGAGGGCGTCGAGCACGGCAAGTACTACTTCATGCTTGAGCTTCCCCCCGACTTCAGTGAGGCGATCGCCTCACCGCTGACCGGCAACCCCAAGCAGGCCAACCTGAACGCGGTCTACAACGACGCGAACAACTACATCTCGTCGAACATCGGTCGCACCGCGATCGATCAGGTGCTCAATGCGGTGTCGACGCGGATCTCGGGCCAGGCGGTCAACCAGGTGCTCTCGGTTGTGGTCAGCTCCGGAGCAGGCATCAAGCAGGCCGCAGACGGTGCGGCCCAACTCGCCGACGGGGCAGGGAAAGTCGACGACGGCGCCGGCCAGTTGACGACCGGGTTGCACACCGCGCGGTCCGGTTCGGCCCAGCTGGCCACCGGTGCCAAGCAGCTCTCCGACGGAATCACCAAGGCCACCGATCCGTTGGTCGCGGTGACCTCGGCGCTGTCGAAGGTCGGCGGCGACACGCAGAAACTCGAAGACGGCACCGTCGCGCTACGGCAGGCCAATGACCAGATCGGTGCCATCACCGGCGCACAGGATTCGGCCGCGACAGCCCTGACCTCGGTGATCGATCAACTCTCGGCCAGCCCGGATCCCATCGCCAACAACGCCGCCGGAACTCTGCGGGGTGTTCAGGATGATCTTCGGGCCCACCAGTTCACCCCGCAGATCCGCCAGCAGCTCACCGACGCGGAGAACGCGGCGATTTCGATGACCTCCTCCCTGCGCAATCCGGGCAGCCCGCTGAACTCCGCGCTCGATCAGGTGGGCAGCAAAAACTCTGATCTCAACGCCAAGCTGACCCAGCTGCGCAGCGGAGCCCAGCAGCTGGCCGCCGGAAACGCCGAACTGGCCAGTGGCATAGCCAAACTCGACACCGGTGCCGGGCAGCTGAAATCCGGGACCGCGCAGCTGCGCTCCGGATCGGCCGAGTTGGCCACCAAACTCGCCGACGGTGCCGGCCAGGTGCCCGATTGGACGCCCGCCCAGAAGGAAGCGATCGCCGACACCATCGGCGGGCCGGTTCACCTGCAAAACTCGGCCGAGAACGCCGCACCGAACTTCGGCACCGGGATGGCGCCGTTCTTCATCACTCTCGCCCTGTTCTTCGGTGCGCTCGTGCTGTGGATGGTGTTGCGGCCGTTGCAGAACCGTCCGATCGCCGCGGAGGTGCTGGCGATCCGGGTGGTGCTCGCCAGCTACGTGCCCGCCGCGGTGATCGGGATATTCCAGTCGATCATCCTGTATTGCGTGGTGCGGTTCGCCCTCGGCATGCAGGTGGCGCATCCGGTCGCGATGCTGGGCTTCATGATGCTGGTGTCCTGCGCCTTCGTCGCCGCGACGCAGGCGATCAACGCCTTGGTCGGCCCCGCAGTGGGCCGGGTGCTGCTGATGGCGCTCCTCATGCTGCAGTTGGTGAGCGCCGGCGGCATGTATCCGGTGGAGACCACCTCAAGGCCGTTCCAGGCGTTCCACAACTACGACCCGATGACATACGGCGTCAATGGATTACGCCAGCTCATTCTCGGCGGGATCGACCACCGGCTCTGGCAGGCGATCATCACACTGCTGGTGATCTGGGTCGGCGCCCTGACCGTCTCGTCGCTGTCGGCCCGGCGTAACAGGCTGTGGAATATGACCAGGTTGATGCCCGCGATCAAGATGTGA
- a CDS encoding P-loop NTPase family protein produces MEDRDDAEQVQASETDDVQDTPEIVASGLGVDGEHGPLFCDIDLELTPGFHAIQMPGGWGQTALLLTLAGRLKPTHGTVTVRGETAPPAIRRHCAIAAFADIDELEDSVTVQTVLAEQRRWLAPWYRRVPIGAGESALSEVFGNLEPPAGDTYISELSDLELFLLKVTLALFSNRPILVVGDLEQVRDNSRRAIAVERLGAIATQRSVIVGVTNPLGAEAPDHGLHDHRILTGKE; encoded by the coding sequence AGGACACGCCGGAGATCGTCGCGTCCGGGCTGGGGGTCGATGGCGAGCACGGCCCCCTGTTCTGCGACATCGACCTCGAACTCACCCCGGGATTCCATGCCATCCAGATGCCTGGTGGTTGGGGCCAGACCGCCCTGCTGCTGACACTGGCCGGGCGTCTGAAACCCACTCACGGCACCGTCACGGTCCGCGGCGAAACGGCACCGCCAGCGATCCGGCGGCACTGCGCGATCGCGGCCTTCGCCGATATCGACGAGCTGGAGGACTCGGTCACCGTGCAGACGGTGCTCGCCGAGCAGCGTCGGTGGCTGGCCCCGTGGTACCGCCGGGTCCCGATCGGGGCCGGCGAATCCGCACTGAGCGAGGTGTTCGGCAATCTGGAGCCGCCCGCCGGCGACACCTACATCAGTGAACTGTCCGACCTCGAACTGTTCCTGCTGAAAGTCACCCTGGCGCTGTTCTCGAACCGCCCGATCCTGGTGGTCGGCGATCTCGAGCAGGTGCGGGACAACTCACGACGCGCGATCGCCGTCGAACGACTCGGCGCCATCGCCACCCAGCGCAGTGTCATTGTCGGCGTGACCAATCCGCTCGGTGCCGAAGCCCCCGACCACGGTCTGCACGACCACCGCATCCTGACCGGAAAGGAATGA